A portion of the Macrobrachium nipponense isolate FS-2020 chromosome 12, ASM1510439v2, whole genome shotgun sequence genome contains these proteins:
- the LOC135224688 gene encoding uncharacterized protein LOC135224688 isoform X2, producing MIDKEGSAFTIHAVDALRRRFSMCKRRLWRFLLRNVCQRIFRFCRKQNPTASLANDSSQDHRFPTISISSINEYSTDQQQTVVVLPHDSEERRDHSTALGHPSKTECSWTNSQLNENIFQTRNSRQRRRLQFRIKSLDKGERSESITRSSQLLTRTRSIGSLGTSMSETHYFSAAPGGVSLKSDFSPPHDENNLPLEKTGPCPSQESFPSFVSSFVCSYPGEGVGGWSTSVVSSPLSIVSSTPVKTKRL from the exons CTGTTGATGCTTTACGGCGGAGGTTCTCCATGTGTAAAAGA AGATTGTGGAGGTTTCTATTACGTAACGTGTGCCAGCGGATATTTCGATTCTGCCGTAAACAAAATCCAACGGCCTCGCTTGCCAACGACAGTAGTCAGGATCATCGTTTTCCCACCATCTCCATTTCTTCCATAAACGAGTACTCGACCGACCAGCAGCAGACAGTAGTAGTACTACCTCACGACTCCGAAGAGAGACGAGATCACTCAACGGCTCTCGGACACCCATCGAAGACTGAATGTTCCTGGACAAATTCGCAACTGAACGAAAATATTTTTCAGACGAGGAATTCCAGGCAAAGGCGACGTTTGCAGTTCCGGATAAAGTCGCTGGACAAAGGAGAGAG GAGCGAGAGCATCACCAGAAGTTCGCAGCTGCTCACCCGCACGAGGTCGATCGGGTCACTGGGCACCTCCATGTCAGAGACCCATTATTTCTCCGCTGCCCCTGGGGGGGTATCTCTCAAAAGTGACTTCTCTCCTCCACACGACGAGAACAACCTGCCTCTAGAGAAGACCGGTCCATGCCCCTCGCAGGAATCCTTTCCCTCTTTCGTCAGCTCTTTCGTCTGTAGTTATCCCGGAGAAGGCGTTGGAGGGTGGTCAACGAGTGTGGTATCATCGCCATTAAGCATTGTTTCGTCCACTCCTGTTAAAACGAAGCGATTATAA
- the LOC135224688 gene encoding uncharacterized protein LOC135224688 isoform X3: MCKRRLWRFLLRNVCQRIFRFCRKQNPTASLANDSSQDHRFPTISISSINEYSTDQQQTVVVLPHDSEERRDHSTALGHPSKTECSWTNSQLNENIFQTRNSRQRRRLQFRIKSLDKGERSESITRSSQLLTRTRSIGSLGTSMSETHYFSAAPGGVSLKSDFSPPHDENNLPLEKTGPCPSQESFPSFVSSFVCSYPGEGVGGWSTSVVSSPLSIVSSTPVKTKRL, from the exons ATGTGTAAAAGA AGATTGTGGAGGTTTCTATTACGTAACGTGTGCCAGCGGATATTTCGATTCTGCCGTAAACAAAATCCAACGGCCTCGCTTGCCAACGACAGTAGTCAGGATCATCGTTTTCCCACCATCTCCATTTCTTCCATAAACGAGTACTCGACCGACCAGCAGCAGACAGTAGTAGTACTACCTCACGACTCCGAAGAGAGACGAGATCACTCAACGGCTCTCGGACACCCATCGAAGACTGAATGTTCCTGGACAAATTCGCAACTGAACGAAAATATTTTTCAGACGAGGAATTCCAGGCAAAGGCGACGTTTGCAGTTCCGGATAAAGTCGCTGGACAAAGGAGAGAG GAGCGAGAGCATCACCAGAAGTTCGCAGCTGCTCACCCGCACGAGGTCGATCGGGTCACTGGGCACCTCCATGTCAGAGACCCATTATTTCTCCGCTGCCCCTGGGGGGGTATCTCTCAAAAGTGACTTCTCTCCTCCACACGACGAGAACAACCTGCCTCTAGAGAAGACCGGTCCATGCCCCTCGCAGGAATCCTTTCCCTCTTTCGTCAGCTCTTTCGTCTGTAGTTATCCCGGAGAAGGCGTTGGAGGGTGGTCAACGAGTGTGGTATCATCGCCATTAAGCATTGTTTCGTCCACTCCTGTTAAAACGAAGCGATTATAA
- the LOC135224688 gene encoding uncharacterized protein LOC135224688 isoform X1 — MNLNGTVISQNRFLTLSWQTLSSSAMEVALNSIIAAVDALRRRFSMCKRRLWRFLLRNVCQRIFRFCRKQNPTASLANDSSQDHRFPTISISSINEYSTDQQQTVVVLPHDSEERRDHSTALGHPSKTECSWTNSQLNENIFQTRNSRQRRRLQFRIKSLDKGERSESITRSSQLLTRTRSIGSLGTSMSETHYFSAAPGGVSLKSDFSPPHDENNLPLEKTGPCPSQESFPSFVSSFVCSYPGEGVGGWSTSVVSSPLSIVSSTPVKTKRL; from the exons ATGAATTTGAACGGGACAGTTATTTCCCAAAACAGATTTTTAACACTGAGTTGGCAGACCCTGTCTTCCAGCGCAATGGAAGTGGCATTGAATTCGATCAT CGCAGCTGTTGATGCTTTACGGCGGAGGTTCTCCATGTGTAAAAGA AGATTGTGGAGGTTTCTATTACGTAACGTGTGCCAGCGGATATTTCGATTCTGCCGTAAACAAAATCCAACGGCCTCGCTTGCCAACGACAGTAGTCAGGATCATCGTTTTCCCACCATCTCCATTTCTTCCATAAACGAGTACTCGACCGACCAGCAGCAGACAGTAGTAGTACTACCTCACGACTCCGAAGAGAGACGAGATCACTCAACGGCTCTCGGACACCCATCGAAGACTGAATGTTCCTGGACAAATTCGCAACTGAACGAAAATATTTTTCAGACGAGGAATTCCAGGCAAAGGCGACGTTTGCAGTTCCGGATAAAGTCGCTGGACAAAGGAGAGAG GAGCGAGAGCATCACCAGAAGTTCGCAGCTGCTCACCCGCACGAGGTCGATCGGGTCACTGGGCACCTCCATGTCAGAGACCCATTATTTCTCCGCTGCCCCTGGGGGGGTATCTCTCAAAAGTGACTTCTCTCCTCCACACGACGAGAACAACCTGCCTCTAGAGAAGACCGGTCCATGCCCCTCGCAGGAATCCTTTCCCTCTTTCGTCAGCTCTTTCGTCTGTAGTTATCCCGGAGAAGGCGTTGGAGGGTGGTCAACGAGTGTGGTATCATCGCCATTAAGCATTGTTTCGTCCACTCCTGTTAAAACGAAGCGATTATAA